One Streptomyces dangxiongensis genomic window, GGTGCCGGCCGTAGGGGAAGGGAGGGTCCAGCCGGGTCCGCGCGGCGGCGTCCGCGTCGTCGTACGTGTGGCCCCCGGCGGCGTTCACCCACACAACGCGGACTGCCGGGACGGTCCCGCAGGCGATGCCGGTGGCCGGCCCCGCTGCCGCTGCCTTGCAGGCGGTGGCGCGCGCCCTGGGAACGGACCGGCAGGCGGGACACCGGTTCGGTGTCCGTTCGGCGCCGGTGGTCGGCCGGGAACGGGACCGGACGGTTCCTACCGCTGTGGGCCGGGGCGCGGGTGCGCGGCGGAGAACGCGTCCCAGTCGGCGTGCCCTCCGGCGCCCAGCACTTCCACGTCGTCCGCCAGTCCCGCCCCGGAACGTGCCCGGAGTTCGCGCCGGGCGAGCCGGGCGACCAGGGCGGGGAAGAGCGGCCTCAAGGGCTGGCACCAGCGCAGCCACGGCGGGGCGTAGACGTGGTGGGCGCGGTGCAGGACGCCGGTGGTGAGCCAGTCGGCCACCTGCGCGGGCGTGTGGACCCGGCGTGCGAACCAGGGCTGGTTCTGGCGCAGGGCCCGCAGGACGGGATGGTCGTCGATGCCGCTGATCATGTCCGTGCCGGTCCAGTGGAGGTAGGCGATGCCGACGGCGACGCCGTCGGGTTCGACCTCGCCGCGCAGCGCCTGGGCGAAGGATTCCACGCCCGCCTTGGAGGCGCAGTAGGCGCTCATCATGGGGGCGGAGCCGAAGGCCGCGGTGGAGGCGATCTGGAGGAAGTAGCCCCGTGTGCGGGTGAGTTGCGGCAGGAAGGCCCTGGCGGTGTTGGCGGCGCCGACCAGGTTGACGTCGATGACCCGTTGCCACAGGCCGGCTTCCGTGCGGCTGAACGGGCCGCCGACGGCGATGCCCGCGTTGGCCACGAGCACGCTGGCCGGGCCGAGCTGTTCGGCGACCTGCCGGGCTGCACGGTCGAGCGCGGCACGGTCGGTGACGTCCGCTTCGACGCAGAGGCTCGGCGAGGGCAGGGCCGCGGCCGCCTGCCGCAGGGTCTCCGCTTCACGGCCGAGCAGCGCCACCTTCATCCCGGCGCCGGACAGGCGCCGGGCGAGCGCCTCACCGACTCCCCGGGCCGCTCCGGTGACGACGGCGACGCGTCCCTGCAAAGGTGTGCCATGACCGGGGGCCTGCCCGCCGGTGCCCGCGATGTCGCGCATCCGATCCTCGTGTTCGTCGGCCACCCGCGGTGGCGTTCTCTACGGCACTACCCGGAACGGACGGATCTGGCTCTCCGCCATGCGGAGTGACCGGGCTGAGCCAGGTCGGGGACGGCGTGACCGTAGAGCCGGCGGGCGTCACCCGTCTGCGTTCGCGCTCGGCCATCGCGATCCGCGTCATGGGCGTTGGCGACCCGCGTCACTGGCGTTCGCGGCTCGCCACGAAGGGCGCGAGCCCGCCTTCGCCGGCCTCGACGCCGACGCCCCTGGCCCCGGCACGCCGGCCCCCACCCCGCACCCTGGACACCCGGCCGACCGATGCCGTCAGTGGGCCGGCCGCCCGGCGACGGCGGTTTTCGCGCGCCCTGACCCCTTTGTGCCGCTCGGGCGTTGCACGGTGTGCGTCGGCCGGTCACAGAGTGGTTGAGACCTCTTGTGGGCGTGTTCATGATGTCTCTAGCCTCCTTGGTGTTGTGCAGAGCGAAACCGTCATTGCACATACTGCAATACACCTCGGAGGAGTACTCGATGAAGCTGTCCGTCCGTCTTGCCGGATTCACCGCGCTCGCCGTCACCCTGGCCACCGCCTGCGCGCCCCAGACCTCCGGCAACTCCTCCTCGGGCAAGGACGAGAAGACCGGCACTCTGCGCGTCTGGCTCTTCCAGGAGGTCGACAACCGGCCCAAGCAGCGTGTCGTCGACGCGGTCCTCGCCGGCTTCGAGAAGGCGCACAAGGGCGCCGAGGTCACCGTCGAGTACATCCCGGTGGAGACCCGCGCCCAGCGCATCAAGGCCGCCTTCAACGACCCGAAGTCCGCGCCCGACGTGATCGAGTACGGCAACACCGACACCGCCGGCTACGTACGGGACGGCGGACTCGCGGACGGCACCCGGGACTTCAACGCCTGGAGCGAGGCCGAGGACACCGATCCGACCGCCCGGCAGTCGGTCACCGTGGACGGCAAGGTCTACGGGGCGCCGTACTTCGTCGGTGTCCGGGCGCTGTACTACCGGACCGACATACTCGGCGAACTCGGCCTCGGCGTACCGAGGTCACAGGCCGAGCTGGTCTCCACCGCGCAGCGGATCCGGGCCGCCAGACCTGACCTGTACGGTCTCGCCGTCGGCGGCGCCTACACGTACGGCGCGATGCCGTTCATCTGGGCCCACGGCGGTGAACTGGCCACCGGCAAGAGCGGTTCGTACGCCTCCGTCATCGACAGCCCTGCCGCCCGGAAGGGCATCGAGGCGTACACCTCCCTCTTCGGCGACGACAACTGTCCCGCCGCCAAGTGCGCGGGCATGGGCGGCAACGACACGGTGACCGCCTTCGCCTCCGGCAAGGCGGCCATGGCGATCGGTGGCGACTTCAGCCATGCCGCGGTGGAAGCCGGGAAGGTCGGGGGGAAGTACGCGGTGGTGCCGCTGCCGGGGGTGAAGCCCGGCTCGATCGCGCCGGCGTTCGCGGGCGGCAACAACATCGGCGTCCTGAAGAGCACGTCGCACCGCACCCTCGCCGTGGAGCTGATGAAGCGGCTGGCCTCGAAGCGGACGCAGGGCCGCCTCTTCGACGCCATGGGCTTTCTCCCGACGTTCGCGGACGTACGGCAGCAGGCCGCGGCCAAGAAGCCGTACGTGAAGCCGTTCGTGCGGACCCTCGCCGCCGGCACCAAGTTCGTGCCGGCCTCGCCCGCGTGGGCACAGATCGACTCCTCACTGGTGCTGCCGACCATGTTCCAGGAGATCGTCAGCGGCAAGAAGGACGTGACCGCCGCCTCCGCCGACGCGGCGAAGAAGATGAACGACGCGTTCGGATCCGTGGGATGACGCGGCTGACCGACGCCGCTCCCCCGCCGGAGCGGGGCGGCCCGACGACCACCGCCGGACGGCCGAGGGTCACGCGGCCGGGCCGGACGACGGCGTCCGTCCCCGCCTCGGGCAAGTCGGCGCGGCCGTACGCTCCGGCTCCCGAGCGGCCCCGCCGGTGGCCACGCCCGCGCGGGGGCTGGACCCCCTGGCTCTACCTCGCCCCCGCCCTCCTCGTCCTCGGCGGACTGCTGGTCTACCCCGTCTACCAGCTCGGGCTGATGTCCGTGCTCCACTACACCCAGGCCCAGGTCAGCGGCGGCGAACCGACCAGCTTCCGGGGCCTGGCCAACTACACCGAGCTGTTCGCCGACGACCAGTTCTGGCAGGTGCTGCTGGCGACGGTCGGCTTCGCGGCGGCCTGCGTGCTGTCCACGCTGGCGGTGGGCTGCGCGCTCGCCGTCCTGCTCACCCGCGTCCGCGCCGTCCCGCGACTCGCGCTGATGCTGGCCGCGCTGGGGGCGTGGGCGACGCCGACGGTCACCGGTTCCACGGTCTGGCTGTTCCTCTTCGACCCCGACTTCGGCCCGGTCGACCGTCTCCTCGGGCTCGGCGACTTCTCCTGGACCTACGGCCGTTACAGCGCCTTTCTCCTGGTCCTGCTCGAAGTGGTGTGGTGCTCCTTCCCCTTCGTGATGGTCACCGTCTACGCCGGCATCCGCGCCGTGCCGGGCGAGGTACTGGAGGCCGCCGCCCTGGACGGCGCCTCACAGTGGCGGATCTGGCGCTCGGTGCTGGCCCCGGCCCTCGGGCCGATCCTGGTCATCGTCACCGTCCAGTCCGTGATCTGGGACTTCAAGGTCTTCACCCAGATCTACGTGATGACCGACGGCGGCGGCATCGCCGGCCAGAACCTGGTCCTGAACGTCTACGCCTACCAGAAGGCGTTCGCGTCCTCGCAGTACAGCCTGGGCTCGGCGATCGGCGTGGTGACGCTGCTGATCCTGCTCGCCGTCACGCTCGGCTATCTGCGGCTGCT contains:
- a CDS encoding extracellular solute-binding protein; the protein is MKLSVRLAGFTALAVTLATACAPQTSGNSSSGKDEKTGTLRVWLFQEVDNRPKQRVVDAVLAGFEKAHKGAEVTVEYIPVETRAQRIKAAFNDPKSAPDVIEYGNTDTAGYVRDGGLADGTRDFNAWSEAEDTDPTARQSVTVDGKVYGAPYFVGVRALYYRTDILGELGLGVPRSQAELVSTAQRIRAARPDLYGLAVGGAYTYGAMPFIWAHGGELATGKSGSYASVIDSPAARKGIEAYTSLFGDDNCPAAKCAGMGGNDTVTAFASGKAAMAIGGDFSHAAVEAGKVGGKYAVVPLPGVKPGSIAPAFAGGNNIGVLKSTSHRTLAVELMKRLASKRTQGRLFDAMGFLPTFADVRQQAAAKKPYVKPFVRTLAAGTKFVPASPAWAQIDSSLVLPTMFQEIVSGKKDVTAASADAAKKMNDAFGSVG
- a CDS encoding SDR family oxidoreductase — its product is MRDIAGTGGQAPGHGTPLQGRVAVVTGAARGVGEALARRLSGAGMKVALLGREAETLRQAAAALPSPSLCVEADVTDRAALDRAARQVAEQLGPASVLVANAGIAVGGPFSRTEAGLWQRVIDVNLVGAANTARAFLPQLTRTRGYFLQIASTAAFGSAPMMSAYCASKAGVESFAQALRGEVEPDGVAVGIAYLHWTGTDMISGIDDHPVLRALRQNQPWFARRVHTPAQVADWLTTGVLHRAHHVYAPPWLRWCQPLRPLFPALVARLARRELRARSGAGLADDVEVLGAGGHADWDAFSAAHPRPGPQR
- a CDS encoding carbohydrate ABC transporter permease, encoding MTRLTDAAPPPERGGPTTTAGRPRVTRPGRTTASVPASGKSARPYAPAPERPRRWPRPRGGWTPWLYLAPALLVLGGLLVYPVYQLGLMSVLHYTQAQVSGGEPTSFRGLANYTELFADDQFWQVLLATVGFAAACVLSTLAVGCALAVLLTRVRAVPRLALMLAALGAWATPTVTGSTVWLFLFDPDFGPVDRLLGLGDFSWTYGRYSAFLLVLLEVVWCSFPFVMVTVYAGIRAVPGEVLEAAALDGASQWRIWRSVLAPALGPILVIVTVQSVIWDFKVFTQIYVMTDGGGIAGQNLVLNVYAYQKAFASSQYSLGSAIGVVTLLILLAVTLGYLRLLRRQGEEL